ATTGTGAGCTTCTTTTTAGGACTTTTCTCCTTGTATACAGGGTTTCTAAACATATTACCACTTCTCCATGACATGAATATCTTCTTTGTCAAAAATGATGGATACGTCAGAGCCTTCTTCGTGATACTTTATCGTATGAATGGTATATAAACGGTCTTTGGTCTTAACATCAATTTCATAGTGAACACCTTTAAAGATGATCGAATCAACCACCCCATCAATAAAGCCTTCGCCTTGTGCAACAATATCTAAATCTTCAGGACGTAGGACAATGTCCACTTCTTCATTTCGCTTAAACCCTTTATCAACACAGACATAATCCTTACCATCAAAATGAACTAGATAATCATCTTTCATAATGCCTTCAATGATGTTTGATTCACCGATGAACCCAGCGACAAATCTATTAATTGGTTCATTATAAATATCCTCAGGTGTTCCTATTTGTTGGATCTCACCATCATTCATTACAACAATCTTATCACTCATCGTTAGCGCTTCTTCCTGATCATGAGTTACAAAGATAAAGGTAATTCCTGCATTGCGTTGAATCTCTTTAAGTTCGTATTGCATTTCTTGTCTAAGTTTTAAGTCAAGTGCAGCAAGTGGTTCATCTAGTAATAGTACTTCTGGTTCATTAATTAGCGCACGTGCGATGGCAACACGTTGTTGTTGCCCACCAGAAAGCTTATTAATGCTTCTTTTCTCATAGCCCACTAAACCAACCATTTGAAGATACTTAGATACTTTACGTTCAATCTCTGCTTCTTTTTCTTTACTGGAAAGCTTTGACTTCTTCAGTTTTAATCTAAGTCCAAAAGCAACGTTTTCATACACATCAAGATGTGGAAATAAAGCATAGCGTTGAAACACCGTATTCGTTGGTCTTTTATGTGGAGGTAAATCTACCACCGAAACGCCATTGAATAAAACTTCACCTTTAGAAGGTTTTTCAAAACCACCAATAATTCTTAAAGTTGTTGTTTTACCACATCCAGAAGGACCTAGTAATGTCACAAACTCATTTTCATAGATGTCTAAATCTATCCCCTTTAGTACCACTTGGCTACTAAAAGCCTTGGTTACATTTTTTAATTCGATTACTTTTTTCATGTTATCCTCCACTGTTTATCAAGATTAAACAAAAAATCTTTAAATGGCTTAGTGGTATGCTTACATTTTCTTATGTTTAGTATAATTAAACTTTAGGTTAAGCAATTATAAACCAAATTCAATACTATTATATAGTAATTCAAAAAGATGTCAA
This is a stretch of genomic DNA from Paracholeplasma morum. It encodes these proteins:
- the potA gene encoding spermidine/putrescine ABC transporter ATP-binding protein, which codes for MKKVIELKNVTKAFSSQVVLKGIDLDIYENEFVTLLGPSGCGKTTTLRIIGGFEKPSKGEVLFNGVSVVDLPPHKRPTNTVFQRYALFPHLDVYENVAFGLRLKLKKSKLSSKEKEAEIERKVSKYLQMVGLVGYEKRSINKLSGGQQQRVAIARALINEPEVLLLDEPLAALDLKLRQEMQYELKEIQRNAGITFIFVTHDQEEALTMSDKIVVMNDGEIQQIGTPEDIYNEPINRFVAGFIGESNIIEGIMKDDYLVHFDGKDYVCVDKGFKRNEEVDIVLRPEDLDIVAQGEGFIDGVVDSIIFKGVHYEIDVKTKDRLYTIHTIKYHEEGSDVSIIFDKEDIHVMEKW